Genomic window (Vigna unguiculata cultivar IT97K-499-35 chromosome 10, ASM411807v1, whole genome shotgun sequence):
ttataataaaaaataataaaattggtgttattaatttattattataaaaatatgaaaaattttaataatataaaatatttttatttatcgtatagataattttataattaaaaaataattaaattttaaaaaatagttaaaaaaacagttaaatttttaaaaaatattacttaaaaaaatgataaaaaaaaacgtaTACACAAAAaaatccttatatatatatacatatatatatatatatatatatatatatatataaccattcattttaattattccaaattattttacattatctCAGTACTAAGAAAGTTTCAAAAACTAGTTTTTGAGATTTTTAATAaagtgttatttttaattttcttttcaatatttatttagaGAATGAATATATTTAAGTTACACAACACTATTGCATtattgtcaaaataaaattatccaaataaataatatatttttaattcccTGAAGAAACTATAATGTATCATCATTGACTGAAAAAGTTAAAGTTTTTTTCCATCCATAACCATTATcttgtataattatttattctgtatataaaaggagagagaaaaaaaattgtaaaagcaGTGCAGATATAGTTTGAATGAGACAATTCAACACATTCTTCGACAATTGTTTTTTCAGAGATACTTTCCCAACTTTTTAATCTCACCTACTTCCATTCTTGTatgatgataaaataattttgtaagattgcGTTTGGAATTTTGCtttgtgaaaattttatatcaaaaaagATCTTCTGTTTGGAATTTTTCTTGGTGGaacttttacttttaaaatacccTCTGTAGGTAAACTGACAAAGCTTTTATCATTCTGTTGACTGACATATGATAAATAATAGAACAATTAGAAGATGATAGGCATGTGATGTTATTCGAATGGAATGAATAATGCAACTTGATtgtgtattttatatatatatatatatatatatatatatatatatatatatatatatataattaataaatcaaaaGAGAAATTCATCCAGctttcttcaaaatattttttattttaaatttgtttgataattaaaatttattgaaaatatttatttctgtGTTTCTTACATCAAActtaataaattatacaatCATTTTGAGGTTAACACTTCaagtacatattatattatacaattatataccATACATTCTTCATTTCTCTTACTTCTCTGACATCATTCTTAGATGCAGATAATTAATCTAAGattcattttctatattttttacatgtcaTTTGTCTATttgaattgttaaaaaaaaaaacaaactgaATCTCTATTCGTAAAATGATAGAATGATCTAAGGTTATTaaacttttcaaaatcaaaatcaactcATTTCTAACATTTACAATTAACTGTGTATTGcaggaaaattttgaattatccACCTTAAGAGAGATGAAGGACCCATAAAAATCCCAACCACTCAAATCCAATCACCAAAAATGGCTGCTTTTGAATGATGTCTGTGTTTTTCTATGGAAGAAAGGATATGGGTACAAAGTGGGGCACACGGAACCTTATTACTTTTCGCAGTAACATGTATCcaacatttctttcttttttctgcaCCATTAGCGTCCCACAACAACACTACTCGGTTCTTAATGAAGGAAACTGTGGAAGCTTCCTTTTCATGCAAATGATGTCTTTTGTCTAGTTCTTTCACTTTGTTGATTTTCATGAAGAAGAGCTTCTTCTTAAGTTTCCCAGCTACGAGTTCCTGCGTGTAAAAGTGTTATCAAtctttgatgatgatgatgatggcgATGGTGATCTTCAATGGATACGCTGATGATTTCTCATGGATTTGTCTGAAACATTTTAAGTTCACTTCTTTCTGTTCACAAACGACCACAATAGACGCTATAAATCTATTTTTCGTCGGTGTCTTCTACGCTTCTACTATAGTCAGTTTAATCAgaagaaattttataaatggaAGTCATAGCAAAAGCAGGTTTTTCCTTATTGTTTCTATCTGTTGTGCTATCACTAGCATTGTGTTTTACGGTGTTGGTTTGTGGAATCTCATAGCCAAAACTGGGAACTCCATGGCTACATGCGTTGTAAGTGGATTTGTTTGGACTTCTTTTGCAGTTTCTTTGCTTCTTCAGACACACAAATGGATCAGATTTCTAAACTCTGTCTGGTGGGCATGTTCCTGTGCACTATTTTCagctcttcaaattgaaatTCTGTGTAGAAAGCATGCAATAGAAATTTTCGATGTCCTACTATGGCTCTTGCACATGCTTCTTCTATTCTGTGCCTTCCAAAACCTTGGTTACTTTGTTACCCAAAGTGAACCAAAAAGTTTATCTGAGCCACTTTTAGCTCAGGAAGTTGACACAGAAGAAACAGGACTAGGCCGTGCTTCCTTTCTGAGCAAGTTGACTTTCTCTTGGGTTAACTCCGTACTCAGTTTGGGTTACTCAAAGCCACTATCTCTTGAAGATATCCCTTCCCTTCTTTCTGAAGATAAAGCAGACTTGTCCCACCAAAACTTCATGCATGCATGCCAATCCCTTGCGAGGGAGAGAAGCAGCAAGGAAAACACCAAAAACTTGGTGTTTTGGTCCATTGTTAGAACTCACTTAAAAGATAACATATTAATAGCTTTTTACGCATTGTTCAGAACCATTGCTGTGACTGTTTCTCCTTTAATACTCTATGCTTTTGTCAACTTTTCAAACAGTAGGGATTCCGGGGATACAAATCTCAGAGAAGGTCTTACCATAGTGGGTTTTCTTATTCTCTCCAAAGTAGTTGAATCTGTGTCCCAGAGACATTGGTTTTTTAGTTCCAGAAGGTCAGGGTTGAAGATGAGATCAGCTCTGATGGTGGCAGTGTatgaaaaacaactaaaacTTTCAAGCTCAGCAAGGACAAGACACTCAACAGGAGAAATTGTGAATTACATTGCTGTCGATGCGTATCGCATGGGAGAATTTTCATGGTGGTTTCATGTAACATGGGCATGTGTGCTGCAACTTCTTCTATCCATCAGTATCCTTTATGGAGTTGTGGGAGTAGGTGCTCTTCCTGGTTTAGTCCCTCTTCTTGTATGTGGACTTCTCAATGTACCATTTGCCAAGTTCCTACAGAAGTGCATGGCACAGTTCATGATTTCACAGGACGAGCGTCTTAGAGCAACTTCAGAAATCCTAAATAGCATGAAAATCATCAAGTTGCAGTCCTGGGAAGACAAATTCAAGAATTTGGTTGAGAACCTTCGTGCGAAAGAGTTCGTTTGGCTATCTAAGGCGCAGATGTTGAAAGCATATGGGTCAAATTTATATTGGATGTCTCCTACCATCGTTTCTGCTGTTGTTTTCCTCGGTTGTGTTGTTTTCAATAGTGCTCCATTGAATGCCGGGACCATATTTACAGTTCTTGCATCGTTGAAGAACTTGGGAGAACCTGTTCGAATGATTCCGGAGGCTCTATCTATTTTGATCCAAGTTAAGGTATCGTTTGATCGTCTCAATAGCTTTTTGTTTGATGAAGAACTAGACACCAGTGATGGTAACAGAAGCTATATAAACCGAAGTTCAACCAGTGCTGTAGAAATCCAAGCTGGCAACTTCATCTGGGACCATGAATCAGTGTCCCCAACATTGAGAGATCTGAATTTAGAAATCAAATGGGGACAGAAAGTTGCAGTTTGTGGGCCAGTTGGAGCTGGAAAATCTTCTCTTTTGTATGCAATACTAGGAGAGGTTCCCAAGATCTCAGGAACTGTGAGTTAAGCAAACAAGTTTAGTTTTATGTCATGTCATTTTCATGCAGATATTCTTTGTATCTAATACTCTTTTTTTCTCTATGAAACTTCTGAATGATGGAAAATAGGTTAATGTGTTCGGCAACATAGCATATGTTTCTCAAACTTCCTGGATACAAAGTGGGACGCTTCGAGATAATATACTCTTCGGCAAGCCAATGGAGAAAACAAGATATGAGAATGCCATTAAAGTTTGTGCTTTGGATAAGGATATCAATGATTTTAGCCATGGTGATCTTACAGAAATAGGTCAGCGAGGGATTAACATGAGTGGGGGACAAAAGCAAAGGATTCAACTTGCTCGTGCTGTCTACAATGATGCTGACATCTATCTCCTAGATGATCCTTTCAGTGCAGTTGATGCTCACACAGCAGCTATCCTTTTCAAAGTAAGAAGCTCTCACACTATTAGATTCTTAACTTTAATGGAACTGTTATTGCCACTTCAGTGAATCAAATCTCTTGTATTTACATGCTTACAGGACTGTGTAATGACGGCTCTAAGAGAGAAAACAGTCATTCTAGTGACACATCAAGTGGAGTTTCTATCAGAAGTTGATACAATCCTGGTAAAGTATATCATTTGGATGCCTACTACATTACATTCGTGCATAATTAACATGAGATGTTATGACTCAAATTCTAGGTAATGGAAGGTGGAAAAGTTACTCAATCAGGAAATTACGAGAACCTCTTGACAGCTGGGACTGCATTTGAACAACTTGTGAGTGCTCACAAGGAAGCAATTATAGAGTTGGATCAGAATAATGAGAACAGAACTCATAGAGAAGAGTCTCAAGGTGtttataaaaatcaaagtgaGGGGGAGATTTCAACAGAGGGTCAACTTGGGATACAACTTacacaagaagaagaaaaagagattgGTGATGTTGGATTGAAGACATTCTGGgattatatttcattttccaGATGTTCATTGATGCTGTTTGGGATATTGTTGGCACAACTTGCTTTTGTTGCTTTTCAGACTGGATCAACGGTTTGGCTTGCTTTAgcgattgatattccaaaaatAACTAGTGCCACCTTGATTGGGGTGTACTCATTAATTTCCTTTGCTAGTGctgggtttatatatataaggtCTCTCTTGACCTCTTACCTTGGATTAAAAGCTTCCAAAGCTTTCTTCACAAGTTTCAATACTGCTATCTTCAATGCTCCTATGTTGTTCTTTGACTCAACCCCCATAGGAAGGATTTTAACAAGAGTAAGATTTCATTTCCCaatggaaaaaattataaattatttctgtGTTTGATCATTACCATTTAACCGTACTCAAAATTTTGATCCACTTTTTCTTTCATGCAGGCTTCATCAGATTTAAGTATTTTGGACTTTGATATACCTTATTCGACCACCTTTGTAATATGTGTACCAAGTGAAATTTTGGCAACGATTGGTGTAATGGTTTTAGTAACATGGCCAGTTCTCATTGCTGCCATTCCCTCAATAGTTGCATCAAAATATGTTCAGGTTTAACCACTTTcaaatttttagttttctttttctcgtCTCTGCTTAACTCACAAAGCTAAACTTTTCCAAATCTTCACCTCCCTGAAAGGAATATTATCAAGCCACGTCAAGGGAATTAATGAGGATCAATGGAACCACGAAAGCCCCTGTGATGAATTTTGCAGCTGAGACATCACATGGTGTGGTTACTGTAAGAGCATTCAATATGGTAGAAAGATTTTTTCAAAACTACTTAAAGCTTGTGGACACAGACGCAAAACTGTTTTTCCATTCTAATGTGACCACAGAATGGTTACTTTTGAGGATTGAAGCACTTCAAAATATGACAGTCATCGCTTCAGCTTTGCTACTTGTTCTATTTCCTCAGGGATACGTGTCCTCAGGTAATATTACTTCAGAGGTCAATTACCAAGATAAAGCTTTATGCAAGTTATTAACAAGCTCTTAACTTTTCAAAATGCTCTTGCATTGTGCAGGTCTTGTGGGGCTAGCTCTCTCTTACGCATTAACCTTGACATCATCAATCATATTTTGGACTCGATGGTATTGCAACTTATTAAACTATCTTATCTCTGTTGAGAGAATCAAGCAATTCATTCACTTACCATCAGAGCCTCCTGCTATTGTGAAGGACCACCAACCTCCCTCTTCATGGCCTTCCAAAGGCAGGATTGACCTTCAAGCCTTAGAGGTAAAGTTTCATCGTTCTCTTTCAATCtttttgctttgttttaatAAAGTTTCATCCTTATACCTTCTGTGTCTGATGAATATTTTTGTGTCTGGTCTCAGATTAGATACCGTCCTAATGCTCCATTAGTGCTTAAGGGTATCACTTGCACCTTTAGGGAAGGGAGTAGAGTGGGAGTTGTAGGAAGAACAGGAAGTGGAAAAAGTACACTGATAAGTGCTTTGTTTCGCTTAGTTGAGCCAGCAAGCGGTGATATTCTGATAGATGGGATGAACATATGCTCAATGGGGTTGAAAGATTTGAGAATGAAACTAAGCATCATCCCTCAAGAACCAACTCTTTTCAAAGGCAGCATCAGAACCAACTTGGACCCTTTAGGCCTGTACTCAGATGATGACATATGGAAGGTAA
Coding sequences:
- the LOC114166722 gene encoding ABC transporter C family member 8-like codes for the protein MMMMMAMVIFNGYADDFSWICLKHFKFTSFCSQTTTIDAINLFFVGVFYASTIVSLIRRNFINGSHSKSRFFLIVSICCAITSIVFYGVGLWNLIAKTGNSMATCVVSGFVWTSFAVSLLLQTHKWIRFLNSVWWACSCALFSALQIEILCRKHAIEIFDVLLWLLHMLLLFCAFQNLGYFVTQSEPKSLSEPLLAQEVDTEETGLGRASFLSKLTFSWVNSVLSLGYSKPLSLEDIPSLLSEDKADLSHQNFMHACQSLARERSSKENTKNLVFWSIVRTHLKDNILIAFYALFRTIAVTVSPLILYAFVNFSNSRDSGDTNLREGLTIVGFLILSKVVESVSQRHWFFSSRRSGLKMRSALMVAVYEKQLKLSSSARTRHSTGEIVNYIAVDAYRMGEFSWWFHVTWACVLQLLLSISILYGVVGVGALPGLVPLLVCGLLNVPFAKFLQKCMAQFMISQDERLRATSEILNSMKIIKLQSWEDKFKNLVENLRAKEFVWLSKAQMLKAYGSNLYWMSPTIVSAVVFLGCVVFNSAPLNAGTIFTVLASLKNLGEPVRMIPEALSILIQVKVSFDRLNSFLFDEELDTSDGNRSYINRSSTSAVEIQAGNFIWDHESVSPTLRDLNLEIKWGQKVAVCGPVGAGKSSLLYAILGEVPKISGTVNVFGNIAYVSQTSWIQSGTLRDNILFGKPMEKTRYENAIKVCALDKDINDFSHGDLTEIGQRGINMSGGQKQRIQLARAVYNDADIYLLDDPFSAVDAHTAAILFKDCVMTALREKTVILVTHQVEFLSEVDTILVMEGGKVTQSGNYENLLTAGTAFEQLVSAHKEAIIELDQNNENRTHREESQGVYKNQSEGEISTEGQLGIQLTQEEEKEIGDVGLKTFWDYISFSRCSLMLFGILLAQLAFVAFQTGSTVWLALAIDIPKITSATLIGVYSLISFASAGFIYIRSLLTSYLGLKASKAFFTSFNTAIFNAPMLFFDSTPIGRILTRASSDLSILDFDIPYSTTFVICVPSEILATIGVMVLVTWPVLIAAIPSIVASKYVQEYYQATSRELMRINGTTKAPVMNFAAETSHGVVTVRAFNMVERFFQNYLKLVDTDAKLFFHSNVTTEWLLLRIEALQNMTVIASALLLVLFPQGYVSSGLVGLALSYALTLTSSIIFWTRWYCNLLNYLISVERIKQFIHLPSEPPAIVKDHQPPSSWPSKGRIDLQALEIRYRPNAPLVLKGITCTFREGSRVGVVGRTGSGKSTLISALFRLVEPASGDILIDGMNICSMGLKDLRMKLSIIPQEPTLFKGSIRTNLDPLGLYSDDDIWKALEKCQLKETISHNPNLLDSKVSDEGGNWSLGQRQLFCLGRVLLKRNRILVLDEATASIDSATDAILQRIIRQEFEECTVITVAHRVPTVIDSDMVMVLSYGKMVEYDEPSRLMDTNSSFSKLVAEYWASCSKNSS